One region of Vanessa cardui chromosome 20, ilVanCard2.1, whole genome shotgun sequence genomic DNA includes:
- the LOC124538638 gene encoding probable Rho GTPase-activating protein CG5521 isoform X3, with translation MFTKKSHQDVKKSTVKIQDSKKDSTTRLKHLKIVLEHFDSDEAKNYFENNFSHVYFILYDNFILAENNLRQRVHKAGREELEGALSLLEKVLCLLPELIGKRWQLHSLTRIFSKLLHSGNSQKLRAEAIRYFLLWYQALGDNAPPEVNRIFASLVPGLPDSCLPPIGSPFKTKSQDTNVSNDIGEFKMEDIMQHPNFNATLDTTKKVVVEQTPVGIMGKLANVSASIFHDTNALNPVQSVDIQPLLPASANERLVDNETKYFFEILLDGMATSVTKIQWKDRSHAKSMRSFAFLLEKFKIYYLPIICPQFNHKNSLYKPNLELPVQHNILEDDYVLCRVTLIKWVASYAHFMKKTGGSEGGQPSSMTSTGSQLPHSGTPTPATSLHHEEETSFTVGHPSDSSRASSHDSASITPHQSLESAGSGNYEELSSEQVVRDVLCCWSREHVDFTIEVLRQAFLLPFSHAAAIRRVIALYKDWIQMNVAEIPPFLMESIYEHALGHASEPLAPPRRLRNDSYLGAIGRDNIMVRAGVQNVLQVFMTQAANVFVASASPVAPPGALGPPQLLDEQTDTCKRVLNIYRYMVMHVAMDAGSWEQLLLVLLQITSLVLTKVPPKRKQDTLGGFLAPALFQTLIVTWIKANLNVAVKQELWQNFMELLTRLTHWEDLIKEWAKTMETLTRVLARHVYSLELSEASAPGDGRARGRRVPPAPAPRPAPLRRPARVGARTPGKSPRTSHESHPRKEAGSRRPLARCRSDPHLSRNAAHAQTQQPAEETKEPTSTKPRRWYSLDSLRQSSQQEERDSASGSRSPSPAPSSGVESSSIKDSPLQIDLASDGGNVEWSESDAGVGVGVGAGAGAGVGVVLGGAARGWLPDVACVLWRRMLAALGDPNALRDPHAHHHLFNYLVHLNATLVKISANQTLNGNTEIHVPFNLVAGWCLEAEALPSSHRAGKLVALRLLCESTAAQAQGPGAPSSCSGRPHLAHLNLYLRALHHGLTGEDRSVVDVLVEHAAPRYLSLALEGHSLLLLDFVHASTVVLNSSDMGPSCPRTAAVTFLGSLLALPDGLMNAPMLQPYPHQYNTVSCPDLKEHVLNIVVRVCRREGAGAARCAGACALAAHCAHVLAARDACPRLPSYVTCLLQMLMMKNKTIAKVVSDAVLVLADYTDRIVELYPGLVEKIIKWICACLAQISSSSGRDSVKPLAGSLLLCLAEFAGRCGPATLLQPDGDQTLLLIIFKVLYAVMKGTNGSDIEGLSLPVDEDFDPNIQLDNLGPKTTPASTIDVKLWAQTICSQLVLYLGHWPLWSGCQTSSSVCEQHDSPALGSELSAAVLGAPHVQLLRLGDTTLASFVELPAIDPPCGGTTPGLMTSDRQVRVLLRDICGKACWDASALYYDPSIGSSDPPEPLPLPATIDSPRDTTLSSLPPPLPADLLPDYKNSPPDKHQLDHVLAYIGHTSPEVACGRRLDEAGASPLAPGHEDELVCALVAHRNAERHYLAHRDSDDESEPSEWSGREAAGPFEQSRVLVAQLGTLSAARRAHAQLLRRSDRLLRELRNLDQQRCRETHKVAVIYVGKGQETRNEILSNRCGSPAYEAFLAALAWEVELESHVGFAGGLRGGGGGGVSAPYVATLTLEALFHVATRMPADSPDAILNKTRHLGNDEVHVVWSEHWRPYKRDTLPTQFCDVLIVLYPLPGGLLRCTVSRKPDVAVFGPLWEECIIRVSCCAALVRGAAFAGGRAVRATMPLYQHACSERARDLDALVTNHTQPTTFETFVTRIREPVPPHAHHAQLASSHSTDQTSARLANALIDHGASSWGSCTEPHSVSPRPTKRLGPFKRPPQSAATPQPSSAPRHNR, from the exons ATGTTTACCAAGAAATCACATCAGGATGTTAAGAAATCTACAGTTAAAATACAGGATTCGAAAAAGGATTCGACAACTAgactaaaacatttaaaaattgttctAG AACATTTCGATTCAGATGAAGCCAAAAATTATTTCGAGAATAATTTTAGccacgtttattttattttatatgacaacTTCATACTTGCTGAGAATAACCTCAGACAAAGGG ttcacAAAGCTGGCAGGGAGGAGTTGGAAGGTGCCTTGTCACTATTGGAGAAAGTACTATGTCTGTTACCAGAACTCATTGGGAAAAGATGGCAACTGCATTCTTTGAcaagaatattttcaaaattattacacaGTGGGAATTCCCAAAAGCTAAGAGCAGAGGCTATAAG GTACTTTTTGTTATGGTACCAAGCCCTCGGTGATAATGCACCTCCTGAAGTTAATCGAATTTTTGCATCTCTTGTCCCGGGATTGCCGGATTCTTGTTTACCACCCATTGGTTCgccatttaaaacaaaatcccaGGATACAAATGTATCCAATGATATAGGTGAATTCAAAATGGAGGATATTATGCAACATCCAAATTTTAATGCCACTTTAGACACAACAAAAAAAGTTGTCGTGGAACAAACACCTGTGGGCATAATGGGCAAGCTAGCTAATGTCTCTGCGTCTATTTTCCATGACACGAATGCTCTCAACCCGGTCCAAAGTGTTGACATTCAACCTTTACTACCAGCAAGTGCCAATGAAAGATTAGTTGATAATGAAACAAAGTATTTCTTCGAAATACTTCTTGACGGAATGGCAACGTCAGTGACAAAGATACAATGGAAAGACAGATCACATGCAAAATCGATGAGAAGTTTTGCATTTCTCTTggagaaatttaaaatatactatctGCCAATAATATGCCCccaatttaatcataaaaattcGCTATACAAACCCAATCTAG AGCTCCCAGTACAGCACAATATACTGGAAGATGATTATGTCTTATGTCGGGTGACGCTGATCAAATGGGTAGCAAGCTACGCCCATTTCATGAAGAAGACTGGTGGCAGTGAAGGCGGCCAACCTTCGTCTATGACTAGCACTGGCTCCCAACTTCCACACTCGGGAACGCCAACACCGGCAACCTCACTCCACCACGAAGAAGAGACATCCTTTACGGTTGGGCATCCATCGGACTCCAGTAGAGCATCCTCTCATGATTCGGCATCAATTACACCACATCAAAGCTTAGAATCAG caGGGTCAGGAAACTACGAAGAGCTGAGCTCAGAGCAAGTGGTGCGTGACGTGCTCTGCTGCTGGTCGCGCGAACACGTCGATTTCACCATAGAAGTGTTACGACAGGCTTTCCTGCTACCGTTCTCTCACGCCGCCGCTATACGCCGCGTCATTGCGCTTTACAAGGACTGGATACAGATGAAT GTGGCGGAAATCCCGCCGTTCCTGATGGAGAGCATATACGAGCACGCGCTGGGCCACGCCAGCGAGCCGCTGGCGCCGCCGCGGCGCCTGCGCAACGACTCCTACCTCGGCGCCATCGGACGAGACAATATCATGGTGCGGGCGGGCGTGCAG AACGTGCTGCAGGTGTTCATGACGCAGGCTGCCAACGTGTTCGTGGCGAGCGCCAGCCCGGTGGCGCCGCCGGGCGCGCTGGGCCCGCCGCAGCTGCTGGACGAGCAGACGGACACCTGCAAGCGCGTGCTCAACATCTACCGCTACATGGTCATGCACGTCGCCATGGACGCCGGCTCCTG GGAACAATTGTTGCtcgtattattacaaataacatCTCTGGTCCTGACAAAGGTGCCACCGAAGAGGAAACAAGATACTTTAG GAGGCTTCCTCGCTCCAGCCTTATTTCAAACGTTAATCGTGACTTGGATCAAGGCCAATTTAAATGTAGCTGTCAAACAGGAACTTTGGCAGAACTTCATGGAACTGTTGACACGTCTCACCCACTGGGAAGATCTGATAAAGGAATGGGCG AAAACAATGGAGACGCTGACGCGCGTGCTGGCGCGGCACGTGTACTCGCTGGAGCTGTCGGAGGCGAGCGCGCCGGGCGACGGGCGCGCGCGCGGCCGCCGCgtgccgcccgcgcccgcgccgcgccccGCGCCGCTGCGCCGCCCCGCGCGCGTCGGCGCGCGCACGCCCG GTAAATCCCCGCGGACGAGTCACGAATCACATCCAAGAAAGGAAGCGGGCTCGCGACGTCCCTTAGCGCGCTGTCGCAGTGACCCGCATTTATCTAGAAATGCAGCGCACGCGCAAACACAGCAACCTGCAG aAGAAACCAAAGAACCGACTAGCACCAAACCAAGAAGGTGGTACTCTCTTGACTCTCTCAGACAGTCGTCCCAGCAGGAGGAAAGGGACTCTGCCAGTG gatCGCGATCGCCGTCACCGGCTCCGTCTAGCGGTGTCGAAAGTAGCTCGATTAAGGATTCTCCCCTGCAAATAGATCTGGCCTCGGACGGTGGCAACGTCg AATGGTCGGAGTCGGACGCGGGCGTGGGCGTGGGCGTGGGCGCGGGGGCGGGCGCGGGCGTGGGCGTGGTgctgggcggcgcggcgcgcggctgGCTGCCGGACGTGGCGTGCGTGCTGTGGCGCCGCATGCTGGCGGCGCTGGGCGACCCCAACGCGCTGCGCGACCCGCACGCGCACCACCACCTCTTCAACTACCTCGTGCATCTCAACGCGACGCTCGTCAAG ATAAGCGCAAACCAAACTCTCAATGGAAACACAGAAATACACGTCCCCTTCAACCTCGTGGCTGGATGGTGTTTGGAGGCTGAGGCCCTTCCTTCATCACACAG AGCGGGCAAGCTGGTGGCGCTGCGGCTACTGTGCGAGTCTACAGCTGCGCAGGCGCAGGGGCCGGGCGCGCCGTCCTCCTGCAGCGGTCGGCCTCATCTCGCACATCTGAATCTCTATTTACGCGCACTGCATCATG GTCTCACGGGCGAGGACCGCTCGGTGGTGGACGTACTGGTGGAGCACGCCGCGCCGCGGTACTTGTCGCTGGCGCTGGAGGGGCACTCGCTGCTACTGCTCGACTTCGTTCACGCCTCCACTGTCGTGCTCAACTCCTCCGACATGGGACCCTCT TGTCCCCGAACAGCCGCTGTGACATTTTTGGGATCCCTCCTCGCGCTGCCCGACGGTTTAATGAACGCACCAATGCTCCAACCGTATCCACACCAATATAACACTGTGTCCTGTCCAGATCTAAAG GAGCACGTGTTGAACATAGTGGTGCGCGTGTGCCGGCGCgagggcgcgggcgcggcgcgctgCGCGGGCGCGTGCGCGCTGGCGGCGCACTGCGCGCACGTGCTGGCCGCGCGCGACGCCTGCCCGCGCCTGCCCTCCTACGTCACCTGCCTGCTGCAGATGCTCATG atgaaaaataaaacaatagcaaAAGTCGTCAGCGACGCCGTTCTAGTGTTAGCAGACTACACCGACCGTATCGTGGAATTATATCCCGGCCTCGTTG agaaaataataaaatggataTGCGCGTGCCTCGCTCAAATATCGAGCAGCAGCGGGCGCGACTCCGTGAAGCCGCTGGCGGGATCGCTGCTGCTGTGCCTGGCGGAGTTCGCCGGCCGCTGCGGGCCCGCCACACTGCTGCAGCCCGACGGCGACCAGACGTTGCTGCTCATCATATTCAAG GTGTTATACGCTGTAATGAAGGGAACGAATGGATCCGATATTGAGGGTCTGTCGCTACCCGTCGACGAAGATTTTGATCCCAACATTCAATTGGACAACTTAGGTCCGAAAACTACGCCAGCGTCTACTATCGACGTAAAACTTTGGGCACAaacg ATCTGCTCCCAGCTGGTGCTGTACCTGGGCCACTGGCCGCTGTGGAGCGGCTGCCAGACGTCGTCCAGCGTGTGCGAGCAGCACGACAGCCCAGCGCTGGGTTCGGAGCTGAGCGCGGCCGTGCTGGGCGCGCCGCACGTGCAGCTGCTGCGCCTCGGGGACACCACGCTCGCTAGCTTCGTGGAGCTGCCCGCCATAGACCCGCCTTGTGGTGGTACCACACCAG GGTTAATGACCTCGGATCGTCAAGTGCGAGTCCTACTGCGCGATATCTGTGGCAAGGCTTGCTGGGACGCCTCGGCGCTTTACTATGACCCCTCGATCGGCTCTTCAGACCCGCCCGAGCCCCTACCCTTACCCGCTAC AATCGATAGTCCAAGAGACACTACTCTATCTTCTCTACCGCCGCCATTGCCAGCAGATTTGTTGCCCGATTACAAAAACTCACCACCAGACAAGCATCAACTGGATCAT GTGCTGGCGTACATCGGACACACGTCACCCGAGGTGGCGTGCGGGCGGCGCCTCGACGAGGCGGGCGCGTCGCCGCTGGCGCCCGGACACGAGGACGAGCTCGTGTGCGCGCTCGTGGCGCACCGCAACGCCGAGCGCCACTACCTCGCGCACCGCGACAG CGATGACGAGTCGGAGCCGAGCGAGTGGAGCGGGCGCGAGGCGGCGGGCCCGTTCGAGCAGAGCCGCGTGCTCGTGGCGCAGCTCGGCACGCTGAGCGCCGCGCGGCGTGCGCACGCGCAGCTGCTGCGCCGCTCCGACCGCCTGCTGCGCGAGCTGCGCAACCTCGACCAGCAGAG ATGCAGAGAAACCCACAAGGTAGCGGTGATTTACGTGGGGAAAGGCCAAGAAACCCGCAACGAAATACTTTCCAACCGTTGCGGCAGTCCGGCCTATGAAGCTTTTTTAGCTGCTCTTGCCTGGGAG GTGGAGCTGGAGAGTCACGTGGGCTTCGCGGGCGGGctgcgcggcggcggcggcggcggcgtgaGCGCGCCCTACGTGGCCACGCTCACGCTCGAGGCGCTGTTCCACGTGGCCACGCGCATGCCGGCCGACTCGCCCGACGCCATCCTCAACAAG aCACGACACCTGGGCAACGACGAGGTGCACGTAGTGTGGAGCGAGCACTGGCGGCCGTACAAGCGGGACACGCTGCCCACGCAGTTCTGCGACGTGCTCATCGTGCTGTACCCGCTGCCCGGCGGCCTGCTGCGCTGCACCGTCTCCAGGAAGCCGGAC GTGGCCGTGTTCGGGCCACTGTGGGAGGAGTGCATCATCCGCGTGAGCTGCTGCGCGGCGCTGGTGCGCGGCGCGGCGTTCGCGGGCGGGCGGGCCGTGCGCGCCACCATGCCGCTGTACCAGCACGCCTGCAGCGAGCGCGCGCGTGACCTGGACGCGCTCGTCACCAACCACACGCAGCCCACCACCTTCGAGACCTTCGTCACGCGCATCCGCGAGCCCGTGCCGCCCCACGCGCACCACGCCCAGCTCGCCTCCTCCCACTCCACCG ACCAGACCAGCGCTCGCCTGGCTAACGCTCTCATCGACCATGGGGCGAGTTCGTGGGGCAGTTGCACCGAGCCGCACTCAGTGTCGCCGCGCCCTACCAAGCGACTCGGGCCGTTTAAGCGGCCGCCTCAGTCCGCCGCCACCCCGCAACCCTCTTCCGCGCCCCGGCACAATCGGTGA